The Amphiura filiformis chromosome 8, Afil_fr2py, whole genome shotgun sequence genomic sequence ACAGCATCTGCCCAAGATCAGTCAATGCGAAGTCAGAGCAGAATGCCTGATACACCGGTGTCAGATCACAGGCCACCTGGGTACGAAACATTTTCACAACCACCTCCACCACCAAACCAAGGGGTGATGCACAATCCGTATGAAGAAGAACCCGATGCCATGCCAGACTCTCCTACCACCCAAGAGGAATATGGTATGGGCCGAATACAAGTCCGCAAATCTAATTTGATTACTGTGCCATTACAAGACAATAGAGCGCCGCAGCATCCCCCTCCTCCTCAACATGCCCCACAACATCCTCCGCCAAGTCACCATGCTCCTCCCCCTCAACAACACCCTCCTCAACACCCTCCATCTGTGTCTGTCTACCAAAGCAATATGCCTGGTCAGCTTCCCCAACAGCACCCAGCAGTACCTCCACCTCCGCCGCAACATGGCTATCCACAGCACGGTCCCGTATCGTATGCCCCGCCAATGGTGACACATTCGGTGCCGCAGTCGGTGCCACGTCAACAACCTCAGCCACAGAACCCGCACTATAGTATGGCACCACCCCCACCAGTGCCCCCTGTGTCCCACATGGGACAGCCACCTCCAAGATATGACTCTGGTCCACCTCATCCACCTTTCAGTGGTCAAGTAGGACCTATGGCAAATCAAAGCCCACCCTTTCAGAGTGCAGTGTTACCTACGCCACCCCAATGGAACCCTGGACTTGGACCACCCCCTCCCCGTATTATCATGACTCAAGCACCGTCAATGCCAGCACCTGTACCAGCCCCAGGGATGCCACATCCTCAGTCAGGACCACCGCCACCCCGTCCGGATATGGGACCACCTCCACCAAGAACTGATGGCCGATACAGGACtccatatttttcttaatgaatGTATGTTTTGCAGATATTGTTACGTTCACAAGATAAGAAGGCTGATCCCTATTTACTGTAAGGTATTGAAACTAACAAATTTATTTCCTATAGGATTCCTTCCGAAGCAAATGTGTTTAAGCCTATCATTGAGTTTAATTTGTAGTTTTCAAAGTTGTAAGTGTAAAAAAAACTCTTCTGaataaatattattgaaataaagGCTCTGATCTATTATGACATGGAAGACATTGATGATATCAGTAACCTCCGCACCTCATCTAATGAGGAATTTAATTGGGACTTGCATAACGTGTGTTATTCGGAGGTTATGAATATATGCCAGAATGCCTTTCACATACATCATAT encodes the following:
- the LOC140159265 gene encoding uncharacterized protein, with product MSKHPDYMGTGFAMHHNRRLKWDQKLNLIGEKVFDPMIHCCGKCRLPILSYGRMIPCKHVFCFDCAKSTDKVCLRCGDAVQRIEQSPLGKIFICTFGSAKHSTSGCRRTYLSGRDLQAHINHRHNRLQPQQQPQQQQQQPQQQQQQQQREQPQQQQQQQSTPMTTASAQDQSMRSQSRMPDTPVSDHRPPGYETFSQPPPPPNQGVMHNPYEEEPDAMPDSPTTQEEYGMGRIQVRKSNLITVPLQDNRAPQHPPPPQHAPQHPPPSHHAPPPQQHPPQHPPSVSVYQSNMPGQLPQQHPAVPPPPPQHGYPQHGPVSYAPPMVTHSVPQSVPRQQPQPQNPHYSMAPPPPVPPVSHMGQPPPRYDSGPPHPPFSGQVGPMANQSPPFQSAVLPTPPQWNPGLGPPPPRIIMTQAPSMPAPVPAPGMPHPQSGPPPPRPDMGPPPPRTDGRYRTPYFS